The Bernardetia litoralis DSM 6794 genome includes a window with the following:
- a CDS encoding GNAT family N-acetyltransferase: MITTDRLILKPLNYNQLIKHINCNNSLEKELNLNTNSRTLSPELREFFEQKLLLNLANSNKNYLYSTLWIAISKVTNQIIGDLSIAGQPNQEGEIEIGYETYKEFQNQGFMTEMIEAIIKWAKTESKIKSIIALTKETNNASCKVLQKNNFSQVGQTESVLNWKLDID, translated from the coding sequence ATGATAACAACTGACAGACTTATCTTAAAACCACTGAATTATAATCAGTTGATAAAGCATATAAATTGCAATAATTCATTAGAAAAAGAATTAAACCTAAATACAAATTCAAGAACATTATCACCAGAATTAAGAGAATTTTTTGAACAAAAACTACTTTTAAATTTAGCCAATTCAAATAAAAATTATTTGTATTCAACACTCTGGATTGCAATTTCAAAAGTTACAAATCAAATAATCGGAGATTTGTCTATTGCTGGGCAGCCAAACCAAGAAGGCGAAATAGAAATTGGTTATGAAACCTATAAGGAGTTTCAAAATCAGGGTTTTATGACTGAAATGATTGAAGCAATTATTAAATGGGCAAAAACAGAATCAAAGATAAAATCTATTATTGCTTTAACAAAAGAAACAAATAATGCTTCTTGCAAAGTTCTTCAAAAGAATAATTTTAGTCAAGTTGGACAAACAGAATCAGTATTAAATTGGAAATTAGATATTGATTAA